The proteins below are encoded in one region of Alosa sapidissima isolate fAloSap1 chromosome 24, fAloSap1.pri, whole genome shotgun sequence:
- the LOC121700522 gene encoding myosin phosphatase Rho-interacting protein isoform X4, translated as MSTAKENPCRKFQANIFNKSKCQNCFKPRELHLLTDQDLNQAKPIYGGWLCLAPEGTDFDNPMQRSRKWQRRFFVLYEHGCLRFALDESPSTLPQGTVNMNLCTDVIDAEPKTGQKNALCIITPEQEYFIRGDNKEIINGWSEQLVVYPRTNKQNQKKKRKVEPATSQEPGPAKVAVTGSGIPEAEKVPDSSSIIWQEELQSREADVGQVWSSPDMAPLGSPSAGEGSSVSRSSDQGSVNGDEMDRSPFPPAAVPSHELLSPTGSSSSRHSFGSVGGGIPRCLSPAPSDPFPSGSSLLSNGSHISGSMSSLDSDASGSTVASSDSHPAAGEPGAGRGLHHHHHHRGLHDTPRSRRLEAEARKAEKRSRAHSPEGQETPLSPERSGRSNVIEKLEALELENTERMEVDESDRSAAREGRSEIRRFHREEQKNYQHTALPPLRRAKSLDRRTTESVMTPDLLNFKKGWMVKLDEQGQWKKYWFVLTDHSLRYYKDSIAEEASDLDGEIDLSTCYNVTEHQAQRNYGFQIHTQEGVHTLSAMTAGIRRNWIQAVMRNVRPSTAPDVASLSDDHNSCTPLESLSRPDVTQDSASEASSVEREPGPKKSRARERRREGRSKTFDWAEFRPTAQALAQQRASEAEALQAELSDSERSRRREERRRRYGSVAGSSPTDSLGGMDFESAGGGGGGGGGRLSEGGSTPPHQPQPVSLERQRKVEDEIEQHWQQVEKTPIREERRVPLASALQTRETAELEKLLESYKKGVEDLKHQLETCHEQLAESNLNKYELEEQLRTALEREQHIRIGYISPATCERGFAAMEESHQKVIDELQKKHQRELEKLQDEKERLLEEETAATISAIEAMKNAHRSELERELDKARKANSNTENADIEEIRRQHEEELLSFQREIEVLSEQYSQKCLENAHLAQALEAERQALRQCQRENQELNAHNQELNNRLAAEITKMRSMTSDEGGETCTVIQGKELYELEVMLRVKESEVQYLKQEINSLKDELQAAQRDKKYATDKYKDIYTELSIVRAKAERDLGRLREQLQLAHEALGEPTLEDVERSGYDIMKSKSNPDILKMAAAAAKRSERTMRSKSLKEGLTAEQRLHLFDNKDTKEF; from the exons GCCAAACCTATATATGGAGGCTGGCTGTGTTTGGCTCCAGAGGGAACGGACTTTGACAATCCTATGCAAAGATCACGG AAATGGCAGCGGCGGTTCTTTGTACTCTACGAACATGGCTGCCTACGCTTTGCATTGGACGAATCG CCCAGCACACTGCCTCAAGGCACGGTCAACATGAACCTCTGCACTGACGTAATCGATGCCGAGCCCAAGACTGGCCAGAAGAATGCCCTGTGCATCATCACGCCGGAGCAGGAGTACTTCATCCGCGGAGACAACAAGGAGATTATCAATGG ATGGAGCGAGCAGCTGGTGGTCTACCCAAGAACCAACAAGCAAAACCAGAAGAAGAAGCGCAAGGTGGAGCCGGCCACGTCCCAG GAACCCGGTCCGGCCAAAGTGGCCGTGACTGGCTCTGGGATCCCCGAGGCGGAGAAGGTTCCGGACTCCAGCTCCATCATCTGGCAGGAGGAGCTGCAGAGCCGCGAGGCCGACGTGGGCCAGGTGTGGTCGTCCCCCGACATGGCGCCCCTGGGGTCACCCTCGGCAG GCGAGGGGTCATCGGTCAGTCGCAGTTCAGACCAGGGCTCCGTGAATGGTGACGAAATGGACCGGAGTCCGTTCCCCCCGGCGGCGGTACCCTCCCACGAGCTCCTGTCGCCCACGGGCAGCTCGTCCAGCCGCCACAGCTTCGGCAGCGTCGGCGGGGGCATCCCACGCTGCCTCTCCCCGGCGCCCAGCGACCCCTTCCCGTCGGGCAGCAGCCTGCTGTCCAACGGCTCGCACATCAGCGGCTCCATGAGCTCGCTGGACTCGGATGCCAGCGGCAGCACGGTGGCCAGCAGCGACAGCCACCCGGCCGCCGGCGAGCCCGGGGCCGGCCGCGgcctccaccaccatcaccaccaccgcgGGCTGCACGACACGCCGCGCTCACGCCGCCTTGAGGCGGAGGCGCGCAAGGCGGAGAAGAGGAGCAGGGCGCATAGCCCAGAGGGTCAGGAGACGCCCCTCAGCccggagaggag TGGGCGCTCAAACGTGATCGAGAAGCTGGAGGCGTTGGAGCTGGAGAACACTGAGCGCATGGAGGTGGACGAGTCGGACCGCAGCGCTGCCCGAGAGGGTCGTAGCGAGATAAGACGCTTCCACAGAGAG gAGCAGAAGAATTACCAGCACACAGCCTTACCTCCACTGAGGCGTGCCAAGTCACTGGACCGCCGGACCACCGAGTCTGTCATGACA CCTGACCTGCTGAACTTCAAGAAAGGTTGGATGGTGAAGCTTGATGAACAGGGACAG TGGAAGAAGTATTGGTTTGTGCTGACCGACCATAGTCTACGATACTACAAGGATTCAATTGCAGAGGAG GCCTCAGACTTAGATGGAGAAATAGACCTCAGTACTTGTTACAATGTCACAGAACACCAAGCTCAACGGAACTATGGCTTCCAAATCCAT ACGCAGGAGGGAGTCCACACTCTTTCGGCCATGACGGCAGGGATCCGGCGCAACTGGATCCAGGCGGTGATGAGGAACGTGCGGCCCTCTACCGCGCCAGACGTGGCCAG CCTCAGTGATGACCATAACTCCTGCACGCCTCTGGAGAGCCTGTCTAGGCCCGACGTCACCCAGGACTCCGCCTCGGAGGCCTCGTCAGTGGAGCGCGAGCCGGGCCCTAAGAAGAGCCGGGCGCGGGAGCGGCGGCGCGAGGGCCGCTCCAAGACCTTCGACTGGGCCGAGTTCCGGCCCACCGCCCAGGCGCTGGCGCAGCAGCGGGCCAGCGAGGCCGAAGCCCTGCAGGCCGAGCTCAGCGACTCGGAGCGCAGCCGCCGACGGGAGGAGCGCCGCCGGCGCTACGGCTCGGTGGCCGGTAGCTCGCCAACCGACTCCCTCGGCGGCATGGACTTTGAgagtgcaggaggaggaggaggaggaggtggtggccgGCTGAGCGAGGGGGGCTCCACGCCGCCGCACCAGCCGCAGCCGGTGTCCCTGGAGAGGCAGCGGAAAGTGGAGGATGAGATCGAGCAGCACTGGCAGCAGGTGGAGAAGACGCCCATCcgcgaggagaggagggtgcCGCTGGCCTCAGCGCTGCAGACGAGGGAGACGGCCGAGCTGGAGAAGCTGCTGGAGAGCTACAAGAAAGGG GTAGAAGACCTGAAGCATCAGCTAGAGACATGTCACGAGCAGCTGGCTGAGTCCAACTTGAACAAGTACGAGCTGGAGGAGCAACTGCGCACGGCACTGGAGCGAGAGCAACACATCCGCATCGGATACATCTCACCG GCTACGTGTGAGCGGGGCTTTGCCGCCATGGAGGAGTCCCACCAGAAGGTGATCGACGAACTGCAGAAGAAACACCAGCGGGAACTGGAGAAGCTGCAGGACGAGAAGGAGAGGCTCTTGGAAGAGGAGACGGCGGCCACCATCTCTG CAATTGAAGCTATGAAGAACGCACACCGAAGTGAGCTGGAGAGGGAGCTGGATAAGGCCCGCAAGGCCAACAGCAACACTGAAAACGCTGACATCGAGGAGATCCGCCGACAGCACGA AGAGGAGCTTTTGTCCTTCCAGCGGGAGATCGAGGTGCTGTCGGAGCAGTACTCTCAGAAGTGCCTGGAGAACGCTCACCTGGCCCAGGCCTTGGAGGCCGAGCGGCAGGCCCTCCGGCAGTGCCAGAGGGAGAACCAGGAGCTCAATGCGCACAACCAG GAACTGAATAATCGTCTTGCTGCTGAGATCACAAAAATGCGGTCCATGACAAGTGATGAGGGTGGAGAGACGTGCACAGTGATTCAGGGGAAGGAGCTGTACGAGTTAGAG GTCATGTTGAGGGTCAAGGAGTCCGAGGTTCAGTACCTGAAGCAGGAAATTAATTCTCTAAAAGATGAGCTCCAGGCTGCCCAAAGA GACAAGAAATACGCCACAGACAAGTACAAGGACATCTACACGGAGCTGAGCATCGTGCGGGCCAAGGCGGAGCGGGACCTGGGCCGCTTGCGGGAGCAGCTCCAGCTAGCCCACGAGGCCCTCGGCGAGCCTACGCTAGAGGATGTGGAACGCAGTGGCTACG ATATCATGAAGTCCAAAAGCAATCCTGACATCCTCAAAATGGCAGCGGCGGCAGCCAAACGCTCTGAGCGCACTATGAGGTCAAAG AGTCTGAAGGAGGGACTGACTGCTGAGCAGAGGCTCCACTTGTTTGATAACAAGGACACCAAGGAGTTCTGA
- the LOC121700522 gene encoding protein outspread isoform X2 has product MSTAKENPCRKFQANIFNKSKCQNCFKPRELHLLTDQDLNQAKPIYGGWLCLAPEGTDFDNPMQRSRKWQRRFFVLYEHGCLRFALDESPSTLPQGTVNMNLCTDVIDAEPKTGQKNALCIITPEQEYFIRGDNKEIINGWSEQLVVYPRTNKQNQKKKRKVEPATSQEPGPAKVAVTGSGIPEAEKVPDSSSIIWQEELQSREADVGQVWSSPDMAPLGSPSAGEGSSVSRSSDQGSVNGDEMDRSPFPPAAVPSHELLSPTGSSSSRHSFGSVGGGIPRCLSPAPSDPFPSGSSLLSNGSHISGSMSSLDSDASGSTVASSDSHPAAGEPGAGRGLHHHHHHRGLHDTPRSRRLEAEARKAEKRSRAHSPEGQETPLSPERSGRSNVIEKLEALELENTERMEVDESDRSAAREGRSEIRRFHREEQKNYQHTALPPLRRAKSLDRRTTESVMTPDLLNFKKGWMVKLDEQGQWKKYWFVLTDHSLRYYKDSIAEEASDLDGEIDLSTCYNVTEHQAQRNYGFQIHTQEGVHTLSAMTAGIRRNWIQAVMRNVRPSTAPDVASLSDDHNSCTPLESLSRPDVTQDSASEASSVEREPGPKKSRARERRREGRSKTFDWAEFRPTAQALAQQRASEAEALQAELSDSERSRRREERRRRYGSVAGSSPTDSLGGMDFESAGGGGGGGGGRLSEGGSTPPHQPQPVSLERQRKVEDEIEQHWQQVEKTPIREERRVPLASALQTRETAELEKLLESYKKGVEDLKHQLETCHEQLAESNLNKYELEEQLRTALEREQHIRIGYISPLDSPLGLEGDLDPQMKRPELVSSQAQTLTRKYQETKELLQLQELKKRNMQAQLGLSLSHLSIQEPCTPEHQKPATLKSPPTDPILKTVTFMVEDSEAKIEELEKCISGMPITLKELLVLLHSHSEFTNKSVLSSQERNELSSSGDITSCHKLLENLKYQQEVENETMRRSLAEAGDSIRNYEARLITMEDILGRVQQQKLESLKSPYGPACQIEDLAESTNRGLSQRVELLTTENEALNQRYQEIVNQLREADREIERLKTELRVQGRQEQLGTLNQTKVKQVIDSSVDRDFYERELNAKSRKLQEALVKLEELGNNLKDTEKRLQLKEATLRGLGFQMGDQESHSSEVQLEKEELKLQLAVAQTRLSEREQRLFAAEQSWQELQAQNLELQQKNQEIERLLSKQKVADTIAETNVVMTGAEMASDWIEKKLDLCQRMEQASEELTTEKIGAEKVIEEFKMRSQAISVLVEMLGEADAEKMEGDLRSTLKVMCGLCPLDEHVEVSQTGKLLLQEGEFCSKLLSGMMVSQVNQDGEDACRTVRTVSEQMLLEKMLLLVMNQLNTKPNVNMEIQTQSVDADIGDTRQIIKDFTGRKSCTSIINDLIYTLQEKLLCMNQIVSTLKTSPNEQLQTLFALLSKYTGPKRQWSQYVQEAVLEAHCSYLECKQKCYQDMVLQELQSDITRDGCANCVKLRGQNKDLSSKLEYLQRQLSVPSTEDMSPVTHIQIEGEPIDSLDKAIQLQDMVAKHRKELRELKESYEQEMCKLRQDVAKMGETLQLRSEENVKEIDSLTICMENLKRKHEEERSSLVEQFNQEMEDLKSAVPPQGFKKGQGPPGSLKERIQELVAQVATMTEEMKARDRDGESASLRLKFERDLENLKATCERGFAAMEESHQKVIDELQKKHQRELEKLQDEKERLLEEETAATISAIEAMKNAHRSELERELDKARKANSNTENADIEEIRRQHEEELLSFQREIEVLSEQYSQKCLENAHLAQALEAERQALRQCQRENQELNAHNQELNNRLAAEITKMRSMTSDEGGETCTVIQGKELYELEVMLRVKESEVQYLKQEINSLKDELQAAQRDKKYATDKYKDIYTELSIVRAKAERDLGRLREQLQLAHEALGEPTLEDVERSGYDIMKSKSNPDILKMAAAAAKRSERTMRSKSVSRDMPWDS; this is encoded by the exons GCCAAACCTATATATGGAGGCTGGCTGTGTTTGGCTCCAGAGGGAACGGACTTTGACAATCCTATGCAAAGATCACGG AAATGGCAGCGGCGGTTCTTTGTACTCTACGAACATGGCTGCCTACGCTTTGCATTGGACGAATCG CCCAGCACACTGCCTCAAGGCACGGTCAACATGAACCTCTGCACTGACGTAATCGATGCCGAGCCCAAGACTGGCCAGAAGAATGCCCTGTGCATCATCACGCCGGAGCAGGAGTACTTCATCCGCGGAGACAACAAGGAGATTATCAATGG ATGGAGCGAGCAGCTGGTGGTCTACCCAAGAACCAACAAGCAAAACCAGAAGAAGAAGCGCAAGGTGGAGCCGGCCACGTCCCAG GAACCCGGTCCGGCCAAAGTGGCCGTGACTGGCTCTGGGATCCCCGAGGCGGAGAAGGTTCCGGACTCCAGCTCCATCATCTGGCAGGAGGAGCTGCAGAGCCGCGAGGCCGACGTGGGCCAGGTGTGGTCGTCCCCCGACATGGCGCCCCTGGGGTCACCCTCGGCAG GCGAGGGGTCATCGGTCAGTCGCAGTTCAGACCAGGGCTCCGTGAATGGTGACGAAATGGACCGGAGTCCGTTCCCCCCGGCGGCGGTACCCTCCCACGAGCTCCTGTCGCCCACGGGCAGCTCGTCCAGCCGCCACAGCTTCGGCAGCGTCGGCGGGGGCATCCCACGCTGCCTCTCCCCGGCGCCCAGCGACCCCTTCCCGTCGGGCAGCAGCCTGCTGTCCAACGGCTCGCACATCAGCGGCTCCATGAGCTCGCTGGACTCGGATGCCAGCGGCAGCACGGTGGCCAGCAGCGACAGCCACCCGGCCGCCGGCGAGCCCGGGGCCGGCCGCGgcctccaccaccatcaccaccaccgcgGGCTGCACGACACGCCGCGCTCACGCCGCCTTGAGGCGGAGGCGCGCAAGGCGGAGAAGAGGAGCAGGGCGCATAGCCCAGAGGGTCAGGAGACGCCCCTCAGCccggagaggag TGGGCGCTCAAACGTGATCGAGAAGCTGGAGGCGTTGGAGCTGGAGAACACTGAGCGCATGGAGGTGGACGAGTCGGACCGCAGCGCTGCCCGAGAGGGTCGTAGCGAGATAAGACGCTTCCACAGAGAG gAGCAGAAGAATTACCAGCACACAGCCTTACCTCCACTGAGGCGTGCCAAGTCACTGGACCGCCGGACCACCGAGTCTGTCATGACA CCTGACCTGCTGAACTTCAAGAAAGGTTGGATGGTGAAGCTTGATGAACAGGGACAG TGGAAGAAGTATTGGTTTGTGCTGACCGACCATAGTCTACGATACTACAAGGATTCAATTGCAGAGGAG GCCTCAGACTTAGATGGAGAAATAGACCTCAGTACTTGTTACAATGTCACAGAACACCAAGCTCAACGGAACTATGGCTTCCAAATCCAT ACGCAGGAGGGAGTCCACACTCTTTCGGCCATGACGGCAGGGATCCGGCGCAACTGGATCCAGGCGGTGATGAGGAACGTGCGGCCCTCTACCGCGCCAGACGTGGCCAG CCTCAGTGATGACCATAACTCCTGCACGCCTCTGGAGAGCCTGTCTAGGCCCGACGTCACCCAGGACTCCGCCTCGGAGGCCTCGTCAGTGGAGCGCGAGCCGGGCCCTAAGAAGAGCCGGGCGCGGGAGCGGCGGCGCGAGGGCCGCTCCAAGACCTTCGACTGGGCCGAGTTCCGGCCCACCGCCCAGGCGCTGGCGCAGCAGCGGGCCAGCGAGGCCGAAGCCCTGCAGGCCGAGCTCAGCGACTCGGAGCGCAGCCGCCGACGGGAGGAGCGCCGCCGGCGCTACGGCTCGGTGGCCGGTAGCTCGCCAACCGACTCCCTCGGCGGCATGGACTTTGAgagtgcaggaggaggaggaggaggaggtggtggccgGCTGAGCGAGGGGGGCTCCACGCCGCCGCACCAGCCGCAGCCGGTGTCCCTGGAGAGGCAGCGGAAAGTGGAGGATGAGATCGAGCAGCACTGGCAGCAGGTGGAGAAGACGCCCATCcgcgaggagaggagggtgcCGCTGGCCTCAGCGCTGCAGACGAGGGAGACGGCCGAGCTGGAGAAGCTGCTGGAGAGCTACAAGAAAGGG GTAGAAGACCTGAAGCATCAGCTAGAGACATGTCACGAGCAGCTGGCTGAGTCCAACTTGAACAAGTACGAGCTGGAGGAGCAACTGCGCACGGCACTGGAGCGAGAGCAACACATCCGCATCGGATACATCTCACCG CTGGATTCCCCATTGGGTCTTGAGGGAGATCTTGATCCCCAGATGAAGAGGCCTGAACTGGTTAGTTCTCAAGCTCAGACATTAACGCGGAAGTATCAGGAAACCAAAGAGCTCCTGCAACTGCAAGAACTGAAAAAGCGCAACATGCAGGCACAGCTtggcctttctctctcacacctgtCCATCCAGGAGCCTTGCACCCCTGAGCACCAAAAGCCCGCCACCTTGAAGAGTCCCCCCACTGATCCCATTCTAAAAACTGTCACATTTATGGTAGAGGATAGTGAGGCCAAGATTGAGGAGCTTGAAAAATGTATATCTGGCATGCCTATCACTCTGAAAGAGTTACTGGTTTTGCTACACTCTCATAGCGAGTTTACTAACAAGAGTGTCTTGAGTAGTCAGGAAAGAAATGAACTGAGTTCTTCTGGAGACATTACTAGCTGTCACAAGCTCTTAGAAAACCTCAAGTATCAGCAAGAAGTGGAGAACGAGACTATGAGGAGAAGCCTGGCCGAGGCTGGGGACAGCATCCGCAACTACGAGGCACGACTGATCACCATGGAGGATATCTTGGGGAGGGTTCAGCAACAGAAATTGGAAAGTCTAAAGAGCCCCTATGGGCCGGCATGTCAAATTGAGGACTTAGCAGAAAGCACAAACAGAGGTCTGTCCCAGAGGGTTGAGTTGCTAACAACAGAGAACGAGGCACTTAATCAGCGGTACCAAGAGATTGTCAATCAGTTGAGAGAGGCAGACCGGGAAATTGAGAGGCTAAAGACAGAATTGAGAGTGCAGGGTAGGCAGGAGCAACTCGGTACTTTAAATCAAACCAAGGTTAAGCAAGTTATAGACAGTTCGGTTGACCGTGACTTTTATGAGAGGGAGTTGAATGCGAAGTCTCGGAAGTTGCAGGAAGCTCTTGTTAAGTTAGAAGAGCTCGGAAACAATCTGAAAGACACTGAAAAGCGGCTTCAGTTGAAGGAAGCCACTCTAAGAGGTTTGGGATTTCAGATGGGTGACCAAGAAAGTCACAGTAGTGAAGTACAGCTGGAGAAGGAAGAGCTGAAACTTCAGCTTGCAGTTGCCCAGACGAGGCTCTCTGAAAGGGAGCAGAGGCTTTTCGCTGCTGAACAATCCTGGCAAGAACTTCAAGCCCAGAACCTGGAACTTCAGCAGAAAAACCAAGAAATTGAAAGATTACTTAGCAAACAGAAAGTAGCTGATACAATTGCAGAAACAAATGTAGTAATGACAGGTGCAGAGATGGCGTCAGATTGGATTGAGAAGAAGCTGGATTTATGCCAGAGGATGGAGCAAGCAAGTGAAGAGCTTACCACGGAAAAGATAGGAGCTGAGAAAGTGATTGAGGAATTCAAAATGAGGTCACAAGCCATTAGTGTATTAGTTGAGATGTTGGGAGAGGCAGATGCAGAGAAAATGGAAGGTGATTTAAGGAGTACATTAAAAGTCATGTGTGGACTTTGTCCTTTAGATGAGCATGTGGAAGTTAGTCAGACAGGTAAGCTGTTACTGCAGGAGGGAGAATTTTGTAGTAAACTTTTAAGTGGTATGATGGTTAGTCAAGTGAATCAAGATGGTGAGGATGCATGTAGGACCGTAAGAACTGTATCAGAACAGATGTTACTAGAGAAAATGTTGTTGCTGGTTATGAATCAACTGAACACCAAACCAAATGTGAACATGGAAATTCAAACTCAAAGTGTGGATGCAGACATTGGAGACACGAGGCAGATAATTAAAGACTTTACGGGCCGAAAGTCTTGCACATCGATCATCAATGATCTCATATATACTCTACAAGAGAAATTGTTGTGTATGAATCAAATTGTTTCAACCTTGAAGACCTCTCCAAATGAACAGCTCCAGACCTTGTTTGCATTGTTATCCAAGTATACAGGTCCAAAACGGCAGTGGTCACAATATGTTCAAGAGGCAGTCTTGGAAGCACATTGCTCTTATTTGGAATGTAAGCAGAAGTGCTATCAGGACATGGTGTTGCAAGAATTGCAGTCAGATATCACCAGAGATGGCTGCGCAAATTGTGTGAAACTAAGAGGGCAGAACAAGGACCTCTCATCCAAGTTGGAATACTTGCAAAGACAGTTGTCGGTTCCCTCAACAGAGGACATGAgcccagtcacacacatacagattgaAGGGGAGCCCATTGACTCCCTTGATAAGGCAATCCAATTGCAGGACATGGTAGCTAAGCATAGGAAAGAACTCCGGGAGCTGAAAGAATCTTATGAACAGGAGATGTGCAAGCTGAGGCAGGACGTGGCCAAGATGGGAGAAACTCTCCAGCTTAGATCTGAGGAGAATGTGAAGGAGATTGACTCCTTGACCATCTGCATGGAGAACCTGAAGAGAAAGCATGAGGAGGAACGAAGCTCCCTGGTGGAGCAGTTCAATCAAGAGATGGAGGATCTGAAGAGTGCTGTACCTCCACAGGGCTTCAAGAAAGGCCAGGGCCCACCGGGCTCCCTTAAGGAGCGAATCCAAGAGTTGGTCGCCCAGGTGGCAACCATGACCGAGGAGATGAAGGCCCGTGACCGCGACGGAGAGTCCGCATCACTGCGCCTGAAATTTGAGCGAGACCTGGAAAACCTGAAG GCTACGTGTGAGCGGGGCTTTGCCGCCATGGAGGAGTCCCACCAGAAGGTGATCGACGAACTGCAGAAGAAACACCAGCGGGAACTGGAGAAGCTGCAGGACGAGAAGGAGAGGCTCTTGGAAGAGGAGACGGCGGCCACCATCTCTG CAATTGAAGCTATGAAGAACGCACACCGAAGTGAGCTGGAGAGGGAGCTGGATAAGGCCCGCAAGGCCAACAGCAACACTGAAAACGCTGACATCGAGGAGATCCGCCGACAGCACGA AGAGGAGCTTTTGTCCTTCCAGCGGGAGATCGAGGTGCTGTCGGAGCAGTACTCTCAGAAGTGCCTGGAGAACGCTCACCTGGCCCAGGCCTTGGAGGCCGAGCGGCAGGCCCTCCGGCAGTGCCAGAGGGAGAACCAGGAGCTCAATGCGCACAACCAG GAACTGAATAATCGTCTTGCTGCTGAGATCACAAAAATGCGGTCCATGACAAGTGATGAGGGTGGAGAGACGTGCACAGTGATTCAGGGGAAGGAGCTGTACGAGTTAGAG GTCATGTTGAGGGTCAAGGAGTCCGAGGTTCAGTACCTGAAGCAGGAAATTAATTCTCTAAAAGATGAGCTCCAGGCTGCCCAAAGA GACAAGAAATACGCCACAGACAAGTACAAGGACATCTACACGGAGCTGAGCATCGTGCGGGCCAAGGCGGAGCGGGACCTGGGCCGCTTGCGGGAGCAGCTCCAGCTAGCCCACGAGGCCCTCGGCGAGCCTACGCTAGAGGATGTGGAACGCAGTGGCTACG ATATCATGAAGTCCAAAAGCAATCCTGACATCCTCAAAATGGCAGCGGCGGCAGCCAAACGCTCTGAGCGCACTATGAGGTCAAAG TCTGTGAGTCGTGACATGCCCTGGGACAGCTAA